TCATCTCCAACTCAGCCACAGTCTCCGCATCAAACGGGTCGACGAGGAACGTAATCTGTGGCCTTTTCAGTTGTAGATCACGGAACAGGGTCACAAAGCTTTGGTGCAGGTTTTCAACCAGTGTTGCAGATCTGGCTGTTTGCTTATTCAGGGTGGTGCTGGTGACTTGCCTGCTGGCTTTTAGCGAAATGGGGAAATGCGCTAAATCTCCCTTTTGAATATGTGTCTGGAACAGCTTCAGTTGGTTGACAAAGGCAAACACACTTTGCAGGGGGTCAGGTAGCATTTTTAAGTTACCCTGCAGGGTCAAGTTCAGTCTGTCCAAATGACACAGCATGTCGACCAAAAAGGCCAGATCCATAATCCAGTTGGGGTCCGAGAGCTCGGGGGAGTCCTTGTCCTTCTCTTCCGTGAACAGTTTCACGGCATCTAAAGGCTCAAAGAAGGGAGAGAGTATCTCGCCTTTTGACAGCCACCTCACAGTGCAGGGCCTGGAAGCCCTTGGTCCAGCTCAGCAGCGAGCATCTTGAATTGCCTGTGGTTAAGCGCATGCGTGCGGATGTAGTTGACGATTTCCATCACAGGCTCCGATCATGGCCGGCGCTCCATCCGTGGTTACTGCAGTCATTGTTTCTTTCACATCTGTGCCACAGGTTCTGTCTTTTAATGGCACAATATCAAGGAGTTCTCTGATCACACAATCGTTTGACACAGACTGTTCAGTTATTGCCAACTGAGGCTTGTCTTGTATGTCACAAGACTCATCCAATGCGACACGAAAATACTCACGATTGAAGATCAGAATGCGACTGCGATTCAATAGCCGTGCTGATGTCCAATACTCTGTGTTCAACAGTGTGGAGGGACAGTTAGATGTCTGATACCATTCGATTTAGTTTGTGGTTTTCAGGAGACAGATTTCAGCGTCAGTGAGGCATTTTTTAACAAGCTCCCCTTCATTGTATGGCTTTTTAGCTTGTGTATTGTACCAAGCCAGTTGATACGACGCAACCATTACGGACTCTGAGTGCTTcgtaattttttttaacaactgcGTCTGCTTTTCTGCCTGCCTTTTCAAAGTGATTGACTTGTGCTTGCGAAGTTGAAGCTCGCTGAAGATTTGAAGCCTTAAAATGCGCTAATGACACATGGCATAAGAGGCAAAATGGCTTCCCATTACGTTCAACGAAAATATATAAACTCTCCCACTCTGTTAATAACGTCATTAAGCATGGGTTCATCCTCCTATTATCGTTTTGCTGAGCATTTTTTCCCTGCCATTTTCAGCGCGAATCTGACACAAATTGTTTACTCAACAATAAGGTTGCCGAGCGGGCAGTTTTATGTTGCGTTCACGAGCCGCATGCAGCTCGGGAGCGGCGGGTTGGCCAGGCCTGCTTTAAACAGAAACCACTTCCCTCACTGTGTATGAATTTATCCTTGTGTTCTTTTAAACATCAGTATTCCTTTTAAACAGTGATTTAGATCTTTAAAAGTTTATATTCCTGTATGTTTGCTGACtataaaaataatcacactgGAAGCGacatgtcaaattaaaatataaagagATTATACTTACATTGTCCAGTCGTTATCTCTCCATTATCACACATAACAAAAGTGTAGTAACCAGGCcaaatacagtgaaaatgtttccaCGCTCCTGTTAAATGTTGAAATCCAGATAGTTGTAAAAGAGGATATCGAGCAGGATTCAGGACACAGGATTTCTCTGCACaaagtaaacagaaaatgtagaaatatttaGTGACTGACTCTGACAGACTTTTGGGGATAAAGAAAATGTAGCATCGATTTGTTTATACCTTTGCAGTCAGGTAGTTTTGACCAACTGCGATCGCTGTGACACACCACGGTGTCTAAACCAACTAGTGTGTGATATTCATCACATCGGTATCTCAAATTCATTCGTCCAGCTTCCACAGCGGCATATGGAACGAACGGGTATCGTCCACAGTTGTTAACTGAAATAATAAAGGAGGTTATTGACAGCACTGTGCTCCTCAACACCACATGATGTCACCAGCTGCTTCTCTTCACCTGCCAGtgacacagaaaatacacactatccctgacacacacaccactctctGTCATGAAGGcacaccaaccaaccaatcagtgGCAGTTATTAGTGTCATGATAAAAGCAggatccctcactggcttcccaccaACAGGCACTGCCACAACCACTCAGTAAGGCTGTACTCAAGTGATACAGATGTCTCTCAATTACCACCCGGAACAAAATTTAGCTTAAATCCAGCAATAAAACAAGTCTGACACATGTGATGTACAAGCAGCAATGCAGGTGAAGGATTTACTTGGTAAGAATGAAGGTCTGCTGTCGCTCCCGTTTGAGTCAGAGGTGGTAGAAGATCCTGTAAGACACAGAACAGAGGAAGGTATAAATGCAGAGAACATGAGACACATAGTCACTTCTACTACAGTAAGTGTATATAAGTTTCGTACCTTCTTTGCCATTCATTCCTTTCTGAGCATTTTTTATCCTAACGATTCATTTTCTTCTGAATCTACAGTGAAGTGTTATTTTTTCACCAGCCTACCTCCACCTGCAGGCTGTAGACTGCTGTCAGATGAACCTCCTCCATGTCCAGTACTTGGTGTGGTTCCTCTGCctgacaggatgagagagaacTCAAGACTcactcaaacagaaaataacttcaAATCTAACACATGACGACATATTCCTAAGTAGCTGTGTGCGctctgtgtccatctgtgtcGGTCTTCCTGTGTCAGCAAGTAGACGCCTGACAAATGTAGCACATATACTACAGACAGAACAGACTGGAGAGACAGATGCACACTCGTCCACACCCAATACTCCACCTGCAGGTTGTGTCCCACTGCCACCTGTTGCTCCCTCTGTGGATCCACCGTGTCCAGCACCAGGTGTGGCTGCACTGCCTGAGTGGTAACAAAATACAGTTTCATTTAACTCACCAGACATTTATtaataaagttaaatgaaatgttaaaaaaaatgtttaaatattataATAGATAGTTTtatgatagcatgctaaccagctgccAACTCAGATGAGTTGGATTAATTTCTATGTAttgctttacttttactttttgatacttaagtgaatttattgccagaaaaaatCTTTTGGATCCACTTAGTATTAGTACTTTTATCCAAGTACTGTTTGTGGGGGAAGTAACACTATAAACACTATAACACTATGTTTTGACTTTGACTCAAATATGATCTTTGTGTTCTTCTAACAACACTGACTACAGGGTACAAGTACTGGTACTTCATACTGTGTTTAGAAGCGCTGCTGAACTGATGCCACCAGAATCTCTCTCAGAACAACTGTGGCAGATTTACCACCCAAATGTCAAAGTACTGTAATGTTTGATACAACGGTGTTGATCTCACACTGAAGTTAACAGATGCAGGGATCACACTTACACAGCTTTGTCACTAGCTGAATTTATCAGCTGTTACTGGCTAACAcgagctaatgctaacatttgGAGTTGTTTAAAGTCTctgaatgacattttaaaatgaacaaagcCTGTGAAAAGGTCTGAAATAGGCACTTGATGGCTACATAATATCATCTATGGAtatgatgctgaaacacagaggcTAAGCTACAGCAGGTCCCAGCAGTCTGCATCCCAGCCGGCTGATCCGTCTCTAGTTCAAGACAAAAGAAATCCAAAGTTGCAGAGTTCATACTCAGTTACAGATTCTTCATCTGTGGTTGGACAATCGCTGCTCAGGGAGGATTAACAACAGGTCAGATTTCTCTTTTACATTCAATAGAAACTATTTTTATCATTGCATATCTCAGCACAATGTCCACTTACTGCACGTCGGGCCTTCAGTCCAGGTTCCAGCTATGCACACGATGGTTTTGTCGTtgcctgctccctctgcagTATATCCGTCTTCACATTCATACTGCAGATGTGTATCTGCAGCAAACAGCTCCTGGTATCCGTGATCAACGATGACGGCGTGTGGTACTTTAGGGGGCGCATCACATGCATCGTCACTTCCTGTGAAAATCAGCACATTGGTCATGAGTAGGTTCGGGTGCTCAGATGGCTGCTTGGTTGGCTCGGTTAGTGTAGCTGGTGAGAACTCAAACCTATGAGTGACGTTGTAGTCGCTGATAGTTTTACAGCTCATTGGTGCAGAACATCTGACAGACTTACTCTCACAGACTGGCACAGAGGACCATGATCCATTCGTACATACAGCTGTGGCATCATTGTTTTTGAGTTCATATGCTTCGTCACATGTGATCCTAATTTTGTCTCCTTCTTCGTACCAACCGGTGAGGCTTTCTGTGTACTTTGCATTGGGTATCGTTGGTGGAATACAGCCTTCTTCCACTGAGggggacaaaataaacaatcacACAAAGATATTTATGACCATTGTTAATGTCAGCAGCTTCAGCCCCAGTGACTGTGCAGCCTAGGAAGACCCATGCTAAACTAAAGGCTAACCAGCTGAATGTGGGCAAAGCTGCCAATGGCTAGCTGGCCTCTTCGAAGATATGTAAATATGACAATATTTGAGTTACAGGGAGGCCCATTTCATTAAAGatgaatgaacattttaaagtgcactgtgtagtttaggGCATTCAAATTCTAATCAGAAGAGCAGGATCTTCACTGACTgcccaaacaaataaaacaatctttctgtgttttcatgactgaacaatctgaacaaacaaactgaccatgaaacaacacagtttaatactgttttactctgttaaATATcagtggcggaccctgccacctttctggcttcaaacagctCTCTGggcaccttattttcctctgagaacaactcattgattcagttatggagaaaaaaaatatatttctgagtttaatttaaataattacCTTTGGTAATAATTTggtaaatgtaaacatttgagtttgaatttcttcccccaaaacaacatagtgtccctttaaaatgttACTGTAGGTATTGGAGCAATTTGTGCTCCTTTCAGTTAAAGAAAACCAAGTGGAGTCGTACACTTCGGGGTTACTTGGATGCTTATTACAGATGGATGG
Above is a window of Acanthopagrus latus isolate v.2019 chromosome 21, fAcaLat1.1, whole genome shotgun sequence DNA encoding:
- the LOC119011906 gene encoding complement factor H-like; translated protein: MRVTYLGFFLLLWFPGVLHAQSAARHCDAPRLPHGYIVSEQNEYDHGRTLTYACEKGHKPAVEGWWATSTCQSGTWSPKPQCIVEEGCIPPTIPNAKYTESLTGWYEEGDKIRITCDEAYELKNNDATAVCTNGSWSSVPVCERSDDACDAPPKVPHAVIVDHGYQELFAADTHLQYECEDGYTAEGAGNDKTIVCIAGTWTEGPTCSSAATPGAGHGGSTEGATGGSGTQPAGRGTTPSTGHGGGSSDSSLQPAGGGSSTTSDSNGSDSRPSFLPINNCGRYPFVPYAAVEAGRMNLRYRCDEYHTLVGLDTVVCHSDRSWSKLPDCKEKSCVLNPARYPLLQLSGFQHLTGAWKHFHCIWPGYYTFVMCDNGEITTGQCCNYYGHCL